One stretch of Podospora pseudoanserina strain CBS 124.78 chromosome 4, whole genome shotgun sequence DNA includes these proteins:
- a CDS encoding hypothetical protein (EggNog:ENOG503Q4VR; COG:Q) yields the protein MGEAVATALNKPASVNQWNLGLVWPDTLDLLSEFDGKRYRLQRRLIGPVYTASNVKRFEGAVDGVVAAAVARLKVIEGCGGGVRTVDLKEWMHIIAVECLGAVVLGWSPGYIKSGSDGGTSKQSYMGWKRKSLFGLFPVVTKVSLLDSGMGKRVGKWLGRFWADAWGVTFATPKGFKPFFTPVYQKVSKRITAALAPSQSAKAKVKKNKSPEVKEDLLTDLIQLHLSRPDEFTDNYLRRMAVTNFGAGHETLCATLTSVLAMIGSHAEVEARCFAEISSCLQGGPHKRRYDLEDVTKLRYTQAAIKEAQRLWPVIGMSLPRTVPEDGCVIGGYAIPAGTTVGCSPLGLHAFNEDVFGVDGLEYRPERWLIEDLERLRAMERSNLIWGGGGRTCPGRYLAEMIVFKVVTALLAEFQVEIVEMPEEGNMECYFMAMMSGVVVKLRERSR from the exons ATGGGAGAAGCAGTGGCTACGGCGTTGAATAAACCGGCTTCGGTAAACCAGTGGAACTTGGGGCTTGTGTGGCCGGATACGTTGGATTTGCTGTCGGAGTTTGATGGGAAGAGGTATCGGTTGcagaggaggttgattgGGCCGGTGTATACTGCCAGTAATGTTAAAAGGTTTGAGGGGgcggttgatggggttgttgctgccgctgttgcGAGGCTGAAGGTCATTGAGggctgtggagggggcgTGAGAACGGTTGACTTGAAGGAGTGGATGCATATCATTGCTGTTGAGTGcttgggggcggtggtgctggggtggTCGCCGGGGTATATCAAGAGTGGGAGTGATGGGGGGACGAGTAAGCAGAGCTATATGGgatggaaaaggaagagcCTTTTTGGGTTGTTTCCTGTTGTGACAAAGGTGTCGCTGTTGGACTCTGGGATGGGGAAAAGGGTTGGGAAGTGGTTAGGGAGGTTTTGGGCGGATGCTTGGGGAGTTACCTTTGCGACGCCAAAGGGGTTCAAACCTTTCTTCACG CCGGTGTATCAAAAGGTGTCGAAACGAATCACCGCCGCTCTGGCCCCTTCACAAAGCGCAAAAGCTAAAGTGAAGAAAAACAAATCACCGGAAGTGAAAGAGGACCTGCTCACCGACTTGATACAGCTTCACCTCTCCCGGCCTGACGAGTTTACTGACAACTACCTCCGGCGGATGGCAGTCACGAATTTCGGCGCGGGACACGAGACGTTGTGCGCTACACTAACCTCGGTTCTTGCCATGATTGGCTCGCATGCTGAAGTCGAGGCACGATGTTTTGCAGAGATTAGCAGCTGTCTGCAGGGTGGGCCACACAAGAGACGATATGATTTGGAAGATGTTACGAAACTGAGGTACACCcaagccgccatcaaggaagCACAGAGGCTGTGGCCGGTGATAGGCATGAGCTTGCCCCGAACAGTTCCGGAGGATGGATGTGTTATAGGGGGGTATGCCATTCCAGCAGGCACAACTGTGGGCTGTAGTCCGCTTGGGCTACATGCGTTCAATGAAGATGTGtttggggtggatgggttggagTACAGACCAGAAAGGTGGCTGATTGAGGACCTGGAAAGATTAAGAGCGATGGAGAGAAGTAACTTAatttggggtgggggaggcaGGACGTGTCCAGGGAGGTATTTGGCTGAGATGATTGTCTTCAAAGTGGTCACTGCGCTGCTGGCGGAGTTTCAAGTCGAAATTGTCGAGATGCCGGAAGAAGGAAACATGGAGTGCTACTTTATGGCGATGATGTCTGGCGTGGTGGTAAAACTCAGAGAGAGGTCTCGATAA
- the aif1 gene encoding Apoptosis-inducing factor 1 (COG:C; EggNog:ENOG503NVZ7): MRVLSRLVRIRNTQITASGLPLHVRPFVPRFFATSITTRMAQEYKLKGVTSLDLKPGDKQEVEVEGLDAKVLLLNAGGVVQATGPRCTHYGAPLVKGVLGTDGKLTCPWHGACFNGKTGDVEDAPALDALPIFKATERDGAVYITGEAATIKAGHRKPKFKCKATGGDKVVIVGGGSGTLGAVEGLRETGYTGPITVISNEGYLPIDRPKLSKALLTDLNKLQWRDAEWYKEGDVDIVQDEVAGVDFATKTVSTKSGGKFAYSKLILATGATPRVLPLQGFKVLGNIFTLRNVRDAENINRAIGEKGKKIVIVGSSFIGMELAVATSKDNDVTVVGMEQVPLQRVLGEKVGGAIQKLVESKGVKFYMSAGVEKAEPSGSDPSVVGSVHLKDGTKLDADLVILGVGVVPATEYLKDNSVVRLEEDGSLKVDESFSVVGLKDVYAIGDIASFPYHGPAGDGKYVRIEHWNVAQQAGRIAAGHITNPARANLKSQPFAPIFWSALGAQMRYSGNTQASGFDDVVVQGSFDEGKWVAYYTKGETVVAMASMGKDPVMAQFAQLLPLGKLPSKSELERGLDLLSLGPPN; this comes from the exons ATGAGAGTTCTGTCGCGTCTTGTTCGCATTCGCAACACCCAAATAACAGCATCGGGACTGCCCCTCCACGTCCGACCGTTTGTTCCACGATTCTTTGCAACATCCATAACGACCAGAATGGCTCAGGAATACAAGCTCAAGGGCGTCACGTCCCTGGATCTCAAGCCTGGTGACAAGCAAGAAGTGGAGGTCGAGGGTCTCGATGCCAAGGTTCTCCTCTTGAACGCCGGAGGTGTTGTCCAAGCCACCGGTCCCAGGTGTACCCACTACGGAGCACCTCTTGTCAAGGGTGTGCTGGGAACAGATGGCAAGCTCACTTGCCCGTGGCACGGTG CCTGCTTCAACGGAAAGACCGGCGACGTCGAAGATGCCCCCGCCCTCGATGCCCTTCCCATTTTCAAGGCTACCGAGAGAGACGGCGCTGTTTACATCACCGGTGAGGCCGCTACCATCAAAGCCGGCCACCGCAAGCCCAAGTTCAAGTGCAAGGCCACGGGAGGCGACAAGGTCGTTATTGTTGGAGGTGGATCTGGAACTCTTGGGGCTGTAGAAGGCCTTCGCGAGACGGGGTACACCGGCCCCATCACAGTCATTAGCAACGAAGGTTACCTGCCCATTGACAGACCAAAGCTCAGCAAGGCTTTGTTGACCGacctcaacaagctccagTGGAGAGACGCCGAGTGGTACAAGGAGGGCGATGTGGATATTGTTCAGGACGAGGTGGCTGGCGTGGACTTTGCCACCAAAACGGTGTCGACCAAATCTGGCGGCAAGTTTGCCTACAGCAAGCTTATTCTCGCGACGGGCGCCACGCCAAGAGtgcttcctctccaaggCTTCAAGGTGCTGGGCAACATCTTCACCCTCAGAAACGTCCGCGATGCCGAGAACATTAACAGGGCTATTGGggagaagggcaagaagattgTTATCGTCGGGTCCTCCTTCATCGGCATGGAGTTGGCTGTGGCCACTTCCAAGGACAATGATGTGACTGTGGTGGGAATGGAACAGGTTCCACTTCAGCGGGTTCTCGGTGAGaaggttggtggtgccatCCAAAAGCTGGTGGAAAGCAAGGGCGTCAAGTTCTACATGTCGGCTGGCGTTGAGAAGGCCGAGCCCTCGGGCTCTGACCCATCCGTGGTCGGGTCAGTTCACCTGAAGGATGGCACCAAGCTTGACGCTGATCTCGTTATTTTGGGTGTTGGCGTTGTTCCGGCGACTGAGTACCTCAAAGATAACAGCGTTGTCAGgttggaggaagatggcagccTCAAGGTCGACGAGTCGTTCTCTGTGGTGGGTCTCAAGGACGTGTATGCTATTGGAGACATTGCCTCGTTCCCCTACCACGGACCCGCTGGTGACGGCAAATACGTCCGCATCGAGCACTGGAACGTTGCCCAGCAAGCTGGACGCATTGCGGCTGgacacatcaccaacccagcGCGCGCCAACCTCAAGTCGCAGCCATTCGCCCCCATCTTTTGGAGTGCCCTGGGTGCCCAGATGCGCTATTCCGGCAACACACAGGCCAGCGggtttgatgatgtggttgttcAGGGCAGCTTTGACGAGGGCAAGTGGGTGGCTTACTACACCAAGGGGGAGACTGTCGTGGCCATGGCCAGCATGGGCAAGGACCCAGTCATGGCTCAGTTTGCgcagctgctgccgctgggCAAGCTGCCGAGCAAGTCggagttggaaagggggctCGACTTGCTGAGTCTCGGTCCACCGAATTAG
- a CDS encoding hypothetical protein (EggNog:ENOG503PCGF; COG:S), translated as MPRRYGRTRRPPPKNMGKTFLGGLPIVLVTYLYFRYFPTPGEEDIGSSFLAVEFIIWAILIAFDEPAFVIYFIPSLIGAVIFATLSHADVDTRVQFIICISLAPAMILAFAFAAVLYGVMAYFILGFAWSLGRHFVLRPIRNFPSIVYRLSGGRYVTRWPRFRSKHRFGDVRLCERCKEVVGQSGLLSGTWAMFTRAEERHLLCDKIQDMEDSGCSLCEALLSQRLADEEETGAPMLIRGYGTVNTRYGERDLEEGGVKLKLEFVRNPLWSEQGPTLAVSLEAGGAKKELGLQVSEGLLAAEQKIPRFTGSDATVKTITTWLKDCSSHKACQLPHNTPPFRPTRLIAVGTVKNPKLRLIDTKSDMDFLIDLKDGAGEYVALSHCWGGNIACKLTTSRHRFMKNYITEDTLPLNFRHAIATTRRLGICYLWIDSLCIIQDSPADWAAESPTMGQVFTHAHCVLAATASSDSTGGCFRDRSLSWVEQNIMISEKRRCFVSNPPPLRALFYWRVEQSPLTNRAWAFQERLLARRVIHFCEDVVLFECNTLQASELHVNGVGYDSTPYMVQDGRLVNWIEAIRSLTGQHNINGEGHTPQERRAVRGIRGALDVLQRLGPVETQRFGEKVEFWKRWYEIVSVYSKGQLTRQTDRLVALAGVAELVQQRGKVGYLAGLWDSELLALGLLWVVKEVEERQEMYCAPSWSWASVSGRIGFLPRGILDKINSKEHDLVFCTGVENVEVWRNGKLVSEARSLVDNGTLTVTGPVARGSLADGEGMRLTGTCTKSAMVLKWVPDWKLDDMEKGLQEVFVIHLVKVFFEDEVRSYGLVIRGKDDVGTNIFERIGVWSADSDMAMENIAWERQRVVLAKHPILPS; from the exons ATGCCACGACGATATGGCCGGACGCGCCGCCCTCCGCCCAAGAACATGGGCAAAACATTCCTCGGCGGTTTACCCATCGTACTTGTCACATACCTCTACTTCAGGTACTTTCCGACgccaggggaggaggacatcGGGTCAAGCTTTCTCGCCGTCGAGTTTATCATCTGGGCGATTCTCATCGCGTTCGACGAACCCGCTTTTGTCATCTATTTCATTCCCAGCCTGATTGGCGCCGTCATTTTCGCCACACTGTCGCATGCGGATGTCGATACCAGGGTGCAGTTCATCATATGCATTTCGCTGGCTCCGGCGATGATCTTGGCGTTCGCGTTTGCGGCCGTCTTGTATGGCGTGATGGCTTACTTCATCTTGGGGTTTGCGTGGTCGCTCGGGCGCCACTTTGTGCTTCGACCGATACGCAACTTTCCGAGTATCGTGTACCGTCTTTCTGGGGGAAGATATGTGACTCGGTGGCCCAGGTTCCGGAGCAAGCATCGGTTTGGGGACGTCAGACTTTGCGAGCGGTGCAAAGAGGTTGTCGGTCAGTCTGGCCTTTTGTCTGGGACATGGGCCATGTTTACGAGAGCAGAGGAGCGTCACCTGCTGTGCGACAAGATCCAGGATATGGAGGATAGCGGGTGTAGTCTTTGTGAGGCTTTGTTGAGTCAGCGATTggcagatgaggaggaaacGGGGGCACCTATGCTCATCAGGGGTTACGGTACCGTGAATACTCGCTATGGGGAACGTGATctcgaagagggaggtgtcAAGCTGAAGCTGGAGTTTGTCAGGAACCCCCTTTGGTCAGAACAGGGGCCGACCCTGGCCGTCTCCCTCGAGGCGGGTGgcgccaagaaggagctggGTCTACAAGTGTCAGAGGGGCTCCTAGCGGCCGAGCAGAAAATCCCCAGGTTCACCGGCTCAGATGCTACGGTCAAGACCATCACAACCTGGCTGAAGGACTGTTCCAGCCATAAAGCCTGCCAGCTCCCCCATAACACCCCTCCATTCCGACCAACCCGCCTCATCGCCGTCGGCACGGTCAAGAACCCCAAACTCCGCCTCATCGACACCAAATCCGACATGGACTTCCTGATCGACCTCAAGGACGGCGCAGGCGAATACgtcgccctctcccactgCTGGGGCGGCAACATCGCCTGCaagctcaccacctccaggcACAGGTTCATGAAGAACTACATCACCGAggacaccctccccctcaacttccGCCacgccatcgccaccacccgCCGGCTAGGCATCTGCTACCTCTGGATCGACTCCCTCTGCATCATACAAGACTCCCCCGCCGACTGGGCGGCCGAGTCCCCCACCATGGGCCAAGTCTTCACCCACGCCCACTGCGTCCTCGCCGCGACAGCATCGTCCGATTCGACGGGCGGCTGCTTCCGAGACCGATCGCTCTCGTGGGTCGAGCAGAACATCATGATCTCCGAAAAAAGGAGGTGTTTTGTTTCCAACCCGCCGCCGCTGAGAGCGCTCTTTTACTGGAGGGTGGAGCAATCGCCGCTCACCAACCGCGCGTGGGCTTTCCAGGAGAGGttgctggcgaggagggtgataCACTTTTGCGAGGATGTGGTGCTGTTTGAGTGCAACACTCTCCAGGCGTCCGAACTGCACGTGAACGGGGTGGGGTATGACAGCACGCCGTACATGGTGCAGGATGGGAGGTTGGTCAACTGGATCGAGGCGATTCGGTCGTTGACGGGGCAGCACAACATCAATGGGGAGGGGCATACTCCCCAGGAGAGGAGAGCGGTGAGAGGGATAAGAGGGGCGTTGGATGTGCTGCAGAGGTTGGGGCCGGTGGAGACGCAGAGGTTTGGGGAGAAGGTCGAGTTTTGGAAGAGGTGGTATGAGATTGTGAGTGTTTATAGCAAGGGGCAGCTGACGAGGCAGACAGATCGATTGGTCGCGTTGGCGGGAGTGGCGGAGCTGGTGCAGCAAAGAGGAAAGGTGGGTTATCTGGCTGGGTTGTGGGACTCGGAGCTGTTGGCTCTAGGGCTGTTGTGGGTTGTGAAGGAGGTagaggagaggcaggagaTGTATTGTGCGCcgtcttggtcttgggcgTCGGTCAGTGGTAGGATTGGGTTTCTGCCGAGGGGGATCTTGGATAAGATCAACTCCAAAGAGCATGACCTTGTCTTTTGCACAGGCGTGGAAAACGTGGAGGTGTGGCGGAATGGGAAGCTTGTGTCGGAGGCAAGGAGTTTGGTGGACAATGGGACCCTGACCGTCACTGGACCGGTTGCTAGGGGAAGTCTGGCGGACGGAGAAGGAATGCGGCTGACTGGCACGTGTACTAAAAGTGCCATGGTGTTGAAATGGGTTCCCGATTGGAAGTTGGATGacatggaaaaggggctACAAGAAGTCTTTGTGATTCATTTGGTCAAAGTATTCTTTGAAGACGAGGTACGGAGCTACGGGCTGGTAATCAGGGGTAAGGACGATGTTGGCACAAATATATTTGAGCGAATCGGTGTGTGGTCCGCCGACTCAGACATGGCGATGGAAAACATTGCTTGGGAGCGACAAAGAGTCGTTCTGGC TAAACACccaatcctcccctcctgA
- a CDS encoding hypothetical protein (EggNog:ENOG503NWH1; COG:K): protein MLMPRSEHSAKIQGLESRLARIEEQLQQVLSVASAALASANRIPESRVITMSSGEESDFDNAVRVRNTLPMPGSSTDTSGPSAGSTATSSPSESVIRASSPNLPPLEEILPIINTYFSQINQAIPLFSQAEFMRMLHDWYTHPARRTWAAWAAVNIVLALGSWIPTTPIQDMNFAEAETAFKGYMNNAQSVLAELVTREQDLLGLQTLLGLVILYQTMANSKQGAVLIGAAVRLVHRLQMQSRNNIEVSYPQEQGLHRCRLFWIAYMLDKEISLKHHTPSIQLDADIDQDLPSSDPADGVGDIYTGDGLVRVNYFRLRVRLAHIQGRTYDMLYSTRSSKISMAERQARVIRLTYLLENWRSNIPAEMLPDAINSRLGRMERILMSALYGSFVGCMVMVHGIWSQQAAWMKIISDRSLMALQMGRTDERKSCINQQPPLPSAWKRCVQLSREFSRALMQLPESDVNIWANLAALLSCLVIILTNMFQSPGHEDLEEDRQITQWLVRMLNKVKDLSVTVPLTQLHVVVADLERRAEAAVAMAQMKRQALQERLLMMSGQASWGQEIAQPEHGDDENVEQPLFWDTEAVDFGTLDMSNGLGGQTIVDWLDGQYPQGMDLGEAIS from the exons ATGCTGATGCCACGCAGCGAGCATAGCGCCAAAATCCAGGGCCTGGAGTCACGTCTCGCCCGCATTGAGGAGCAGCTACAACAAGTCCTCAGTGTTGCCTCGgccgccctcgccagcgCAAATCGAATTCCCGAGTCGAGGGTTATAACCATGTCCAGCGGCGAGGAGAGCGACTTTGACAACGCCGTCAGGGTACGCAATACCCTTCCTATGCCCGGCTCGTCAACCGATACATCCGGCCCCAGTGCAGGCTCGACCGCAACCTCCAGCCCAAGCGAATCCGTCATCCGCGCCTCCTCACCTAACTTGCCCCCACTAGAAGAAattctccccatcatcaacacgTACTTTTCCCAGATCAACCAGGCCATCCCGTTGTTCAGCCAAGCTGAATTCATGCGCATGTTACATGACTGGTACACCCATCCCGCCCGCAGGACTTGGGCGGCATGGGCGGCTGTCAACATTGTGTTGGCTCTTGGGTCATGGATCCCCACTACGCCGATCCAAGATATGAACTTTGCCGAGGCAGAGACGGCTTTCAAGGGGTACATGAACAACGCCCAATCCGTCCTTGCCGAGCTGGTTACGCGCGAGCAAGATCTGCTGGGCCTTCAGACGTTGCTTGGACTCGTGATCCTCTACCAGACCATGGCAAACTCCAAGCAAGGAGCTGTGCTGATAGGTGCTGCTGTTCGGCTAGTCCATCGGCTGCAGATGCAAAGTAGGAACAACATCGAGGTGTCGTACCCGCAAGAGCAAGGACTGCACAGGTGTCGTTTGTTTTGGATTGCTTACATGCTTGACAAGGAAATCTCGTTGAAGCATCACACGCCGTCGATACAATTGGATGCTGATATCGACCAGGACCTTCCGTCAAGCGATCCGGCGGACGGGGTGGGCGACATATACACGGGCGACGGTCTAGTGCGGGTGAATTACTTCCGTCTGCGCGTTCGCTTGGCGCATATTCAAGGCCGAACATATGACATGCTGTACTCCACGCGGAGCAGCAAGATATCCATGGCCGAGAGACAAGCGCGCGTGATCAGACTGACATATCTGCTGGAAAACTGGAGGTCAAACATCCCGGCCGAGATGCTACCTGATGCCATCAACAGTCGCCTGGGTCGGATGGAACGCATCCTGATGTCTGCGCTATATGGGTCATTTGTTGGTTGTATGGTCATGGTGCATGGAATCTGGAGCCAGCAGGCTGCTTGGATGAAGATCATCTCGGATCGCAGCCTGATGGCGCTGCAGATGGGCAGGACCGACGAACGGAAGTCCTGCATTAACCAACAGCCCCCGCTGCCGTCGGCTTGGAAGAGATGTGTCCAGCTCAGCAGGGAATTTTCCCGAGCCCTTATGCAATTGCCCGAGAGTGATGTTAATATCTG GGCCAATTTGGCGGCATTGCTGTCGTGTCTAGTCATTATCTTGACCAACATGTTCCAGTCCCCCGGACACGAGGACTTGGAAGAAGACAGGCAGATCACCCAATGGCTGGTTCGGATGTTGAACAAAGTAAAAGACTTGTCTGTCACGGTGCCGCTCACCCAATTGCATGTTGTCGTTGCCGATCTAGAGCGGCGTGCTGAGGCGGCAGTCGCAATGGCTCAGATGAAGCGACAGGCGCTTCAGGAACGACTGCTCATGATGTCTGGCCAAGCGAGTTGGGGTCAGGAAATCGCCCAGCCTGAgcatggcgatgatgagaatgTCGAGCAACCATTGTTTTGGGATACCGAAGCAGTCGACTTTGGGACACTGGATATGAGCAATGGTCTGGGGGGGCAGACGATTGTCGACTGGCTAGATGGCCAATATCCACAGGGGATGGATCTGGGAGAGGCCATTTCCTAA
- a CDS encoding hypothetical protein (EggNog:ENOG503NZ3R; COG:K), producing the protein MEEQAQRSGSDARRRKVRKGTHSCWECRRRKIRCQFGKQDDTVCLPCQARGSVCRSQEFADAQPPQLPDRRLAQRLARLEDLVAKVVDRVMPETGSGTSSAQDHSQTSSPTPSDETLMSDVDGQETPHLDLEVMESPVGHEASTAMLLGIQGSVNSLQKPTARLTIPSRRSTESVSSKGPARRRYEKICRTLYSLFPSQHDVDVLVKSTPAPYFIIALFHSYQDIVEGLSETPENIATIPPPNAHPTVLAKGLIQLCICIQQQPPGSVMSQERQKHFNPYRLMNGIVSKVSQLVTSNDDLVGTAEGLQCLIILGYWHSNAGNIRKAWLIFRKALSLATMMGLSRNGMQTLRFADLTTNEATRPSPMALWYCINAADRSLSLMLGLPAGSPDNTFASEEAMLRDSPRERYTKIHTVIAKRILDHNLSLVSDFINQKAAVSYQQIDHELEHAAKIMPSDWWFVPTLPSEWQADWEQAKAAICHLVLQINHFNLSLILHLPYIIHSISTGAPVGDDHKPSLGLARQILQRYMAYQSISQSHPTWTCYQVSYAALMASTALCLFTLTNQTSEADIKLVSLTLSKMQHLALLQPHNRLSQSSVTLISQLLDMIDSGIKQPLNLNLNLPFFGLININNARTSPPPTMPPPSQQAARRSVSSSAHSPHMIPVPAASPGPPGGSLSPHPHPPRGRQRNVTVPIGFHTSPIDPSLQSHGHAHQSPISGHGGGDGYHNLHHGIGFDAHQHQQQQTQQQHSDNDRSSSLGEIPMGSGGEDWVFTGMEPGYWGLMNQGL; encoded by the exons ATGGAAGAGCAGGCCCAGCGCTCGGGATCCGATGCCAGACGACGAAAAGTCCGAAAGGGAACGCACAGTTGTTGGGAGT GTCGACGACGAAAGATACGATGCCAGTTTGGAAAGCAAGACGACACCGTGTGCTTGCCCTGCCAGGCACGCGGCAGCGTCTGTCGAAGTCAAGAATTCGCCGATGCTCAACCGCCACAGCTTCCTGACCGCCGCCTTGCCCAGCGCTTAGCCCGTCTCGAGGACCTTGTCGCCAAAGTTGTTGACCGCGTGATGCCTGAGACTGGATCGGGAACCAGTTCAGCTCAAGACCATTCACAGACCAGTTCACCGACACCGTCTGATGAAACGTTGATGAGCGATGTGGATGGCCAAGAGACACCCCATCTGGACCTGGAAGTGATGGAGTCGCCTGTTGGTCATGAGGCCTCAACGGCTATGCTGCTGGGCATCCAAGGCAGCGTCAACTCTCTACAGAAACCCACGGCGAGGCTTACAATACCATCACGGCGGTCAACAGAAAGTGTATCGAGCAAAGGGCCAGCTCGCAGACGATACGAAAAGATTTGTCGGACCCTATATTCCTTGTTTCCGTCCCAACATGACGTTGACGTTCTCGTCAAATCAACACCTGCACCCTACTTCATCATCGCACTGTTCCATAGCTACCAGGACATCGTGGAGGGCCTTTCCGAGACTCCTGAGAACATCGCCACAATCCCGCCCCCGAACGCTCATCCCACCGTTTTAGCCAAAGGTTTGATACAGCTGTGCATTTGcatccagcagcaacccccagGAAGCGTGATGTCTCAGGAGAGACAGAAACATTTCAACCCCTACAGACTGATGAACGGCATCGTCTCGAAAGTTTCGCAGCTGGTTACTTCCAACGATGACCTTGTTGGGACAGCTGAAGGGCTCCAATGTCTTATTATTCTCGGATACTGGCATAGCAATGCAGGAAACATCCGCAAAGCCTGGCTCATCTTTCGAAAGGCGCTTTCTCTCGCTACcatgatggggttgagtcGTAATGGTATGCAAACCCTCAGGTTTGCGGATCTGACAACCAACGAGGCCACACGCCCATCACCGATGGCTTTATGGTACTGCATCAACGCAGCTGATCGAAGTTTGTCTCTTATGCTTGGGCTTCCCGCGGGCAGTCCGGACAACACGTTCGCGAGCGAAGAGGCAATGCTCAGGGATAGCCCACGAGAACGTTACACCAAGATTCACACCGTCATTGCGAAGCGGATACTCGACCACAACCTCTCGCTAGTGTCCGATTTCATCAACCAGAAGGCGGCGGTTTCATACCAGCAGATTGATCACGAGCTCGAGCACGCGGCCAAGATCATGCCTTCTGACTGGTGGTTCGTTCCCACATTGCCATCAGAATGGCAGGCAGACTGGGAACAGGCTAAAGCGGCCATCTGCCATCTCGTTCTCCAGATCAACCACTTCAACCTTTcgctcatcctccacctgcccTACATCATACACAGCATATCAACTGGAGCTCCTGTTGGCGATGACCACAAAccctccctcggcctcgcccGCCAAATCCTGCAACGCTACATGGCCTACCAAAGCAtctcccaatcccacccGACCTGGACGTGTTATCAAGTGTCCTACGCAGCCCTTATGGCCTCCACAGCCCTCTGTCTATTCACCCTGACCAACCAGACCAGCGAAGCGGACATCAAGCTCGTCAGCCTCACTCTGTCAAAAATGCAGCACCTTGCCCTACTCCAACCCCATAACAGGCTATCCCAGTCATCTGTCACCCTCATATCCCAACTCCTCGACATGATCGACTCGGGAATCAAGCaacccctcaacctcaacctcaacctccccttcttcggcctcatcaacatcaacaacgcccgcacatcccctccaccgaccatgccaccgccatcacagcaagcagcaagaagaagtgTCAGCTCCTCTGCCCACTCACCACACATGATCCCCGTGCCAGCTGCCTCCCCCGGGCCGCCAGGCGGCAGcctctccccccatccacaccCACCACGAGGAAGACAAAGAAATGTCACTGTCCCGATTGGGTTTCACACATCGCCGATAGATCCCTCCCTTCAGAGCCATGGGCACGCACATCAGAGTCCCATCTCTGGCcatgggggaggtgatgggtaTCACAATTTGCATCACGGAATTGGGTTTGATGctcaccaacatcagcagcagcagacgcagcagcaacactctGATAATGATAGAAGTAGTAGTTTGGGAGAGATTCCAATGGGATcaggaggggaggattggGTGTTTACTGGGATGGAGCCGGGTTATTGGGGTTTAATGAACCAGGGGTTGTGA
- a CDS encoding hypothetical protein (EggNog:ENOG503NWH1; COG:K) encodes METVSQLSRRKACDLCFVKKIKCDMIKPQCSNCKQYSTECKTTAVRRRIGRPKVARHDTNASAETDSPDEHEAAASKVDR; translated from the exons ATGGAGACGGTCTCCCAACTGAGCCGCAGAAAGG CCTGCGACCTCTGCTTCGTCAAAAAGATCAAATGCGACATGATTAAACCTCAGTGCTCCAACTGCAAGCAATACAGCACCGAGTGCAAAACAACAGCAGTGCGTCGTCGGATTGGCCGGCCGAAAGTGGCGAGGCACGACACCAACGCCAGCGCAGAGACAGACTCACCCGATGAGCACGAAGCAGCTGCGTCAAAGGTGGACAggtga